One region of Epilithonimonas zeae genomic DNA includes:
- a CDS encoding T9SS type A sorting domain-containing protein, whose product MRKIYLLASIMVMAAANAQVSINDNFESYPVGSYFGGHWSNWSGASGAENLQVTTAQAASGTKSGAINADGQDVIMKVPTAFIGVHTFQWKMLVPANRSAWMAFMEDTSNPANYGTDSMPFKLNFNTNTTIGTDNYDNKMYVSLYADESSVSLSPPITYPIGQWATYKVVFDLDSAIVSLYINGTKVIETDYTAPGLAVGGADLWKFNTGNIFITGSTSTNDPCEWYIDDFVYGEGDLATTEVTANSFSIYPTLVSNQVFNVSGKSKISSVEVYNIAGQQVLKLAPNATSVEVNTSKLVPGTYIVNVTGDQTKLSKKIIVK is encoded by the coding sequence ATGAGAAAAATCTATCTTTTAGCAAGCATTATGGTAATGGCTGCTGCAAATGCACAGGTTTCTATTAATGACAATTTTGAAAGCTATCCTGTTGGATCTTATTTTGGAGGACATTGGTCAAATTGGTCTGGTGCTTCAGGTGCTGAAAATTTACAAGTTACAACTGCGCAAGCAGCGAGTGGTACAAAATCTGGCGCTATCAATGCAGATGGGCAAGATGTTATAATGAAAGTGCCAACTGCTTTCATAGGAGTACACACTTTTCAGTGGAAAATGCTGGTTCCGGCAAACAGATCTGCTTGGATGGCATTTATGGAAGATACTTCAAATCCAGCTAATTATGGTACTGATTCAATGCCATTTAAATTGAACTTCAATACGAATACTACGATTGGAACTGATAATTATGATAACAAGATGTATGTATCGCTTTATGCGGATGAGTCATCGGTTTCATTATCCCCCCCAATTACATACCCAATCGGACAGTGGGCAACTTATAAGGTGGTTTTTGATTTGGACAGCGCTATTGTTTCCTTATATATAAACGGGACAAAAGTTATAGAAACAGATTACACTGCTCCAGGATTGGCGGTAGGAGGTGCTGATCTTTGGAAATTTAATACAGGAAATATATTTATAACTGGATCTACAAGTACAAATGATCCTTGTGAATGGTATATTGATGACTTTGTGTATGGTGAAGGAGATTTGGCTACTACAGAGGTAACGGCAAATTCTTTCTCTATTTATCCTACACTTGTTAGCAATCAAGTGTTTAATGTTTCAGGAAAATCAAAAATTTCAAGTGTAGAAGTTTATAACATTGCAGGTCAGCAGGTATTGAAATTAGCTCCAAATGCAACTTCAGTTGAAGTAAATACGTCTAAACTTGTACCAGGAACTTATATTGTAAATGTAACTGGAGACCAAACTAAACTTAGTAAGAAGATTATTGTTAAATAA
- a CDS encoding RagB/SusD family nutrient uptake outer membrane protein: MPEIGSPLEEAINTENDMRLVLNGVYNQMSASTGFGAAVSIFGDLLSDNAFVSTANDGYFLNTSRMSYSPEISDFSMYDSFYNVIQQANMVIGDKKLKESQTVLRYKAEAKIARAMSYFYLVSFYSPDPKSGTNQEFGVPIQPEDYNPDNKLSRSSVNDIYNYIISDLENAIAGLSGTTGTKRSVLTPTAAKLLLSRVYLTRGAAGDYQKAVSYANEVINNSPSDVFAPITDKTTYTNYFISTSSANIDDQKETIFEIEQTPVFNNGGNAHPSSFYASNGAHKSILFRRSFINLINTNTNDWRVALIGTLGSNQDTPQGYFGKKWVRGTNEGNYVSNIRLLRFSEAYLNRIEALFKSGQTSAALSYLNQFEQSRGENISSNITIEKILDERRKEFFAEGHRYFDLKRNGFSVIKDSNCSTNCNVAASDRLLVIPIPYYEININPNITQYPGW, encoded by the coding sequence TTGCCAGAGATAGGCTCTCCTCTCGAAGAAGCCATCAATACCGAAAATGATATGAGATTGGTATTGAATGGTGTATATAATCAGATGAGTGCCTCTACAGGGTTTGGTGCGGCAGTTTCGATTTTTGGCGATTTGCTATCTGACAACGCATTTGTCAGTACAGCGAATGATGGTTATTTCTTGAATACTTCTAGAATGTCATATAGCCCGGAAATTTCTGATTTTAGCATGTATGATTCTTTTTACAACGTAATCCAACAAGCCAATATGGTAATTGGAGATAAGAAATTAAAGGAATCACAAACGGTATTGAGATATAAAGCTGAGGCGAAAATAGCTAGAGCAATGTCATATTTCTATCTGGTAAGCTTCTATTCGCCAGATCCGAAGTCTGGGACCAACCAAGAATTTGGTGTTCCTATTCAGCCTGAAGATTATAATCCAGATAATAAATTAAGTAGATCAAGTGTTAACGATATTTACAACTATATTATTAGTGATTTAGAAAACGCTATTGCCGGATTGAGTGGTACTACAGGAACTAAAAGATCCGTATTAACTCCTACTGCAGCTAAATTGCTGTTGTCCAGAGTCTATCTTACCAGAGGTGCTGCTGGAGATTATCAAAAAGCTGTTAGTTATGCTAATGAAGTTATTAATAATTCTCCTTCTGATGTTTTTGCTCCAATTACAGATAAAACAACTTATACAAATTATTTTATCAGTACCAGTTCAGCTAATATAGATGATCAAAAAGAAACTATTTTTGAGATTGAACAAACGCCTGTCTTCAATAATGGTGGAAATGCACATCCATCGTCATTTTATGCAAGTAATGGAGCGCATAAGAGCATTCTGTTTAGAAGAAGTTTTATTAACTTAATCAATACGAATACAAACGATTGGAGAGTGGCGCTGATTGGAACCTTAGGTTCCAATCAAGATACGCCGCAAGGTTATTTTGGTAAAAAGTGGGTTAGGGGGACTAATGAAGGAAATTACGTCTCCAATATTAGATTATTAAGATTTTCCGAAGCTTACCTTAATAGGATAGAAGCTTTGTTTAAATCAGGACAAACTTCAGCAGCTTTGTCATATTTAAATCAATTTGAGCAGAGCAGAGGAGAAAATATTAGTTCCAATATTACTATTGAAAAAATACTGGATGAAAGGCGTAAAGAATTTTTTGCAGAAGGACATAGGTATTTTGATTTAAAAAGGAATGGATTTTCTGTTATAAAAGATAGTAATTGTTCAACTAATTGTAATGTAGCAGCGAGTGATAGACTATTGGTAATACCAATACCATACTATGAAATAAATATCAATCCAAACATAACCCAATATCCTGGATGGTAA
- a CDS encoding SusC/RagA family TonB-linked outer membrane protein — MNVKLRLLSVGVLFFTGQALMAQKTKTDTAEIKNIEEVVLVGGLKLDPAQKVGSYNVVSKANFESTPFSSIDEVLNGRVAGLTFSSNGGDPGSANLITIRGVGSLIGTPNPLYVIDGVVVGKGSDNASIMASWNPLASIDPNQIESVSVLKDASATAIYGSRGANGVIVVTTKKGKYNQKTAFSFSSDMSFQEIAFDKQKWLNAKEYLQWGGLAKYNANPSAYSSLGAAVTDFTNTAFIDENGQVAPYNGYTDTDWKKAIMRNQSYVNTYNISAAGGGENTSFRLGANYYQNKPLVIDSGFDRYSFNGAINHKTEKVKLGFDGNFTSVNRNTFLDTGYSSNPWFTALRLAPIYPIYNSNGDYNMQNLGGVTSFYNPVAVRKSNYEAGQIQTWIASAFVDYEFVKNWYFYSLFGTQYQSLDETHWDQPGVGDGTFIQPQGQLQKSTTKVFDWNWSNSLSYRKVFNQKHDLQVYAGMEYQEHTRKAFDSYIQGFEVYKPYLSYGNSDYARVGDSFYKWLQISYFSRINYTFNSKYTISGQLRRDSNSTLGANEKNGVFWSTAASWNVVNENFLPSFISELVLRGSYGEIGNIPYADSWGQQYNQFSAVAPTNYADQNATVVDVAGNPNLKWEIAKQLNIGLDFGLFNGRFSGSIDVYNKKTSDAIFQSPVSYQNGGPNSYLANIADISNKGIETVLSAKPFNGEFKWLIEGNFAYNKNVVDNLKYYDEPLLRSGNNMRALASGHLLGEYYTFDWAGVNNGQNSSLPLGTGLFWTDETHTETTNDRTKAKRVWQDVSPFPKYTAGFRSEFRYKGFNLSLFFTGQFDYAVHNTYQNYMLNMGSATNVNQLADALYDSWTPQNTDATYPMQIAGNATQGGSPSTLWMRKGDHIRLKEAKLSYSLGNTLKESIGVTNITLYVKGANLWMYAFDKKLNFDPESNASAYNYSGWEAKGLFDYTTPVLKSFSIGTIIDF, encoded by the coding sequence ATGAATGTAAAATTACGATTGTTATCCGTTGGTGTATTGTTCTTTACGGGACAGGCATTAATGGCACAGAAAACAAAAACAGATACTGCTGAAATCAAAAACATTGAAGAAGTAGTTTTAGTTGGTGGTTTAAAATTAGATCCTGCCCAAAAAGTTGGTTCTTATAATGTTGTGTCAAAAGCGAATTTTGAATCGACTCCTTTCTCCTCTATTGATGAAGTGTTAAATGGTAGAGTTGCAGGATTAACATTTTCATCTAATGGTGGAGATCCTGGTTCTGCAAATTTAATAACGATAAGGGGCGTTGGCTCTTTAATCGGAACACCTAACCCACTTTATGTTATTGATGGCGTTGTAGTTGGGAAAGGAAGTGATAATGCTAGTATAATGGCTTCCTGGAATCCTTTAGCGAGTATAGATCCTAATCAAATTGAAAGTGTTTCGGTTTTAAAGGATGCTTCTGCAACAGCTATTTATGGCTCTCGAGGTGCAAATGGTGTTATAGTTGTTACTACAAAAAAAGGAAAGTATAATCAGAAGACGGCCTTTTCTTTTTCTTCGGATATGTCTTTTCAAGAAATTGCGTTTGATAAACAAAAATGGTTGAATGCTAAAGAATATTTACAATGGGGGGGGCTTGCAAAATATAATGCTAATCCAAGTGCGTATTCATCTTTAGGTGCTGCGGTAACTGATTTTACAAATACAGCTTTTATAGATGAAAATGGACAAGTAGCACCGTATAATGGTTATACCGATACAGATTGGAAAAAAGCAATAATGAGAAATCAATCATATGTTAATACATATAATATTTCTGCAGCTGGAGGAGGAGAGAATACGTCATTTAGATTAGGGGCAAATTATTACCAAAATAAACCACTAGTAATTGATAGTGGGTTTGATAGGTATAGTTTTAATGGAGCAATAAATCATAAAACAGAAAAAGTAAAACTTGGATTTGATGGTAATTTTACATCAGTTAATAGAAATACCTTTTTGGATACTGGCTATTCTTCAAATCCTTGGTTTACTGCATTGAGATTAGCTCCAATCTATCCAATTTATAACTCTAATGGAGATTATAATATGCAAAACTTGGGTGGAGTAACTAGTTTTTATAATCCTGTAGCTGTTAGGAAATCAAATTATGAAGCAGGTCAAATTCAAACTTGGATTGCCTCAGCGTTTGTGGATTATGAATTTGTTAAGAATTGGTATTTCTACTCGTTATTTGGAACTCAATACCAATCTTTAGATGAGACGCATTGGGATCAGCCAGGAGTAGGAGATGGTACTTTTATACAACCACAAGGGCAATTGCAAAAATCTACAACTAAAGTTTTCGATTGGAACTGGAGTAATTCTTTGAGTTATAGGAAAGTGTTTAACCAGAAACATGATCTTCAAGTTTATGCAGGGATGGAATATCAGGAACATACAAGAAAGGCATTTGATTCTTATATACAAGGGTTCGAAGTTTACAAGCCCTATTTATCTTATGGAAACTCTGATTATGCACGAGTTGGTGATTCATTTTACAAGTGGCTCCAAATATCTTATTTTTCTAGGATAAACTATACGTTTAATAGTAAGTATACAATTTCAGGACAGTTGAGAAGAGATTCGAATTCTACGTTGGGAGCTAATGAAAAAAATGGAGTTTTTTGGTCAACAGCAGCTTCTTGGAACGTTGTAAATGAAAATTTTTTACCATCATTCATATCTGAATTAGTGTTAAGAGGAAGTTATGGGGAAATAGGAAATATTCCGTATGCTGATTCTTGGGGGCAGCAATATAATCAGTTCTCTGCAGTTGCTCCCACAAATTATGCCGATCAAAATGCAACAGTAGTAGATGTTGCCGGAAATCCAAATTTAAAATGGGAAATAGCAAAACAATTAAATATTGGACTAGATTTCGGTTTATTTAACGGTAGATTTTCGGGATCAATAGATGTGTACAATAAAAAAACCTCTGATGCAATATTTCAATCACCAGTTTCATATCAGAATGGTGGACCAAATAGTTACTTGGCAAATATAGCAGATATATCAAATAAAGGAATTGAAACTGTTTTATCAGCAAAACCATTTAACGGAGAATTCAAATGGCTTATTGAAGGAAACTTTGCATATAATAAAAACGTAGTAGATAATTTAAAATATTATGATGAGCCTCTGTTAAGATCGGGGAACAATATGAGGGCATTAGCAAGTGGACATCTATTAGGAGAATATTATACATTCGATTGGGCAGGTGTCAATAATGGGCAAAATTCTAGTCTTCCGCTAGGAACTGGATTGTTTTGGACAGACGAAACCCACACAGAAACAACAAATGATAGAACAAAAGCAAAAAGGGTATGGCAAGATGTTTCTCCGTTTCCTAAATATACTGCGGGATTCCGATCAGAATTTCGTTATAAAGGTTTTAACTTAAGTTTATTTTTCACAGGACAATTTGACTACGCTGTTCATAACACTTACCAAAACTATATGTTAAACATGGGCTCTGCAACCAATGTAAATCAACTTGCGGATGCATTATATGATAGTTGGACACCTCAAAATACTGATGCAACATATCCAATGCAAATTGCAGGGAATGCTACACAAGGAGGGTCTCCGTCTACGCTTTGGATGAGAAAAGGAGATCATATAAGGTTAAAAGAAGCAAAACTTTCGTATTCTTTAGGGAATACATTAAAAGAATCCATAGGAGTAACTAATATTACTTTATATGTAAAAGGTGCAAATTTATGGATGTATGCTTTTGATAAGAAACTAAACTTTGATCCAGAATCAAACGCATCAGCATATAACTATTCAGGATGGGAGGCAAAAGGTCTATTTGATTATACTACACCAGTTCTTAAATCTTTTTCTATAGGTACAATTATAGATTTTTAA
- the infB gene encoding translation initiation factor IF-2 gives MPKIRLNKAVKELNISIPRAVEYLQSKGIGVDSNPNALLEEQAFSALEAEFRKDGEQRKASHEVVISKVPDEKLAIEEKAPEVIRAKANVKPETRILGKIDLNPTKSVEEVVPSVPAAEPVQKEEPKPEVVKKEEKQEFKVLDKIDLSKLESNKPKASEKPKEEPKPIVKEEVKKEEKVVEAVKPQTENTESNDSEEPQKIETVYQKLDGPKIVGEKIDLSQFNKPKPSANSNNNAAKKKRKRITKDVPGQNNNGNQGNNQQGGNNQGGGNRPGGNNNNRPQGQGGNNQGGNRQGGNNNRPGGNNRGGNNRGGQARTMPVELTDEQVKNQIKETLEKLTNKGGKSKGSKHRKDKRSWRREQDEIQQEIDAQDRTLKVTEFITVSDLASLMNVSATEVISACFSLGVMVTMNQRLEADTLMLVADEFGYNIEFSDADVEEAAADETPDLEEDLLPRAPIVTVMGHVDHGKTSLLDYIRKTNVIAGESGGITQHIGAYNVKLESGQRITFLDTPGHEAFTAMRARGAQVTDIAIIVVAADDDVMPQTKEAIAHAQAAGVPMIIAINKVDKAGANPDNIRQQLSGMNILVEEWGGKVQAQEISAKFGNNIDLLLEKVLLQAEMLELKSNPNKQASGVVIEAALDKGRGYVATMLVQNGTLTVGDYVLAGKNHGKVKAMLDERGKPMEKAGPSIPVTILGLDGAPTAGDKFRVFADEKEAKTLANKREQLQREQSIRTKKHLTLDEIGRRIALGDFKELNIILKGDVDGSVEALADQLQRLSTEEIQVNILHKGVGQISESDVLLAAASDAIMIGFNVRASANAKDIADREEVEIRTYSIIYRAIDEVKEAMEGMLSPEIQEQVIGNVEIREVFKISKVGSIAGCMVLTGKVTRNSKIRLLRDGIVKFDGELESLKRFKDDVKEVTKGYECGLNIKGYNDIEVGDILEVYEEVAVKKKLK, from the coding sequence ATGCCAAAAATAAGATTAAATAAAGCCGTTAAAGAACTGAACATTTCTATACCAAGAGCTGTGGAATATCTGCAGAGCAAAGGGATAGGTGTGGACAGTAACCCTAACGCTCTATTAGAAGAACAGGCATTTTCTGCATTGGAAGCTGAGTTCCGAAAAGATGGAGAACAAAGAAAAGCTTCTCATGAGGTGGTGATTTCTAAAGTTCCTGACGAAAAATTAGCGATCGAAGAAAAAGCACCTGAGGTTATAAGAGCCAAAGCAAATGTAAAACCAGAGACCAGGATTTTAGGGAAAATAGATCTTAATCCAACAAAGTCTGTGGAAGAAGTCGTTCCAAGTGTTCCCGCTGCTGAACCTGTTCAGAAAGAAGAACCAAAACCAGAAGTGGTTAAAAAAGAAGAAAAACAGGAGTTCAAAGTTTTAGATAAAATTGATTTGTCTAAACTGGAGAGCAATAAGCCTAAAGCTTCTGAAAAACCAAAAGAGGAACCAAAACCCATTGTAAAAGAAGAGGTTAAAAAAGAGGAAAAAGTTGTAGAAGCTGTAAAACCTCAGACTGAAAATACAGAATCCAATGATTCTGAAGAACCTCAGAAAATAGAAACGGTTTATCAAAAACTAGACGGTCCTAAAATCGTTGGTGAGAAAATAGATCTTTCTCAGTTCAATAAACCAAAACCTTCTGCTAATTCTAATAATAACGCTGCTAAGAAAAAAAGAAAGCGTATTACTAAAGATGTTCCTGGCCAGAATAACAATGGCAACCAAGGCAACAATCAGCAAGGAGGAAATAACCAAGGTGGAGGTAACCGCCCAGGTGGAAATAATAACAACCGTCCACAAGGACAAGGTGGAAACAACCAAGGTGGTAATCGCCAAGGAGGAAACAATAACCGCCCTGGAGGAAATAACCGAGGTGGAAACAACCGAGGTGGACAAGCTCGTACAATGCCTGTTGAATTAACGGATGAGCAAGTTAAAAATCAAATCAAAGAAACTTTAGAGAAACTGACTAATAAAGGAGGTAAGTCTAAAGGTTCTAAACACAGAAAAGATAAAAGATCTTGGAGAAGAGAGCAGGACGAAATCCAGCAGGAAATCGATGCGCAAGACAGAACTCTTAAAGTAACTGAGTTCATCACGGTTAGCGATTTGGCTAGTTTGATGAATGTAAGTGCGACAGAAGTTATTTCTGCTTGTTTCTCTCTAGGTGTTATGGTGACAATGAACCAACGTCTTGAAGCTGACACATTAATGTTAGTTGCTGATGAATTTGGTTATAATATTGAATTCTCTGATGCTGATGTTGAAGAAGCTGCAGCGGATGAAACACCTGACTTAGAAGAAGACCTATTACCAAGAGCTCCGATTGTTACCGTAATGGGACACGTAGATCACGGTAAAACATCTTTACTGGATTACATCAGAAAAACCAACGTTATCGCTGGGGAATCTGGAGGAATTACGCAGCATATTGGGGCTTACAACGTGAAGTTGGAAAGTGGACAAAGAATTACATTCTTGGATACACCTGGTCACGAGGCGTTTACCGCAATGAGAGCCAGAGGTGCACAAGTTACCGATATTGCAATTATTGTAGTTGCTGCCGATGACGATGTAATGCCACAAACCAAGGAAGCTATTGCTCACGCACAAGCTGCAGGTGTTCCAATGATTATCGCAATCAACAAAGTAGATAAGGCTGGAGCTAACCCAGATAACATTCGTCAACAACTTTCCGGAATGAATATTCTAGTAGAAGAATGGGGAGGAAAAGTTCAGGCGCAAGAGATTTCAGCTAAATTCGGTAATAACATAGATTTGTTATTAGAGAAAGTTTTACTTCAGGCAGAAATGCTGGAATTGAAATCAAATCCAAATAAACAAGCTAGTGGAGTTGTTATAGAAGCTGCTTTGGATAAAGGTCGTGGATATGTAGCCACAATGTTGGTTCAAAACGGAACTTTAACTGTTGGAGATTATGTTCTTGCAGGTAAAAATCACGGTAAAGTGAAAGCAATGTTGGATGAAAGAGGAAAGCCAATGGAAAAAGCAGGACCGTCAATTCCTGTAACAATTCTAGGTTTAGATGGTGCGCCAACAGCAGGTGATAAATTCAGAGTTTTTGCTGACGAAAAAGAAGCTAAAACACTTGCAAATAAGAGAGAACAGCTTCAGAGAGAGCAGTCTATTAGAACTAAGAAACATTTGACACTTGATGAGATTGGTCGTCGTATCGCTCTGGGAGATTTCAAAGAGCTGAATATTATCCTTAAAGGTGATGTGGATGGATCAGTTGAAGCATTGGCAGATCAGTTACAAAGATTATCTACAGAAGAGATTCAGGTTAATATCCTTCACAAAGGCGTTGGTCAGATCTCTGAAAGTGATGTATTGCTCGCTGCTGCTTCAGATGCAATTATGATTGGATTCAACGTAAGAGCAAGTGCAAATGCAAAAGATATTGCTGATAGAGAGGAAGTGGAAATCAGAACTTATTCTATTATTTACCGAGCAATTGACGAAGTTAAAGAAGCGATGGAAGGAATGCTTTCTCCAGAGATTCAGGAACAAGTTATTGGTAACGTAGAAATCAGAGAAGTATTCAAGATTTCGAAGGTTGGATCTATTGCTGGATGTATGGTTCTTACAGGAAAAGTAACAAGAAATTCTAAAATCAGACTTCTTAGAGATGGAATTGTGAAATTTGATGGAGAGTTAGAAAGCTTGAAACGTTTCAAAGATGATGTAAAAGAAGTAACCAAAGGTTATGAGTGTGGTCTTAATATCAAAGGTTATAACGACATAGAAGTTGGAGATATTCTTGAAGTCTACGAGGAAGTAGCTGTTAAGAAAAAGTTGAAATAA
- the nusA gene encoding transcription termination factor NusA — MDNLALIEAFGDFKEIKNISKIDLMAIIEDSLKTLLRKRYDSDDHFDVIVNPDKGDFQIFLNKVIVEDEMSEDDDLEIEISEVRKIDSTFEVGEEYTQEIPVSKLGRRNILTLKQILATKIQEHFNAALYDQFRDKIGELIVGEVHHIRHKHVILLDDEDNEFILPKENQIPSDFFKKGDNVRAIVESVDFRGSKPQITVSRTAPKFLEELLELEIPEIQDGTIILKKVVRIPGEKAKIAVDAYDDRIDPVGACVGVKGSRIHGVVRELRNENIDVIQWSKNPEILVKRALGNITINKIEVNTDTNYALVYTPVEEISKVIGKQGQNIKLASWLSGFEIDVYRETSDDDDVELVEFSDEIESWIIDEFKKVGLNTARSVLDKDTDALLKIVDLEEETIEDVKNILREELEG, encoded by the coding sequence ATGGATAATTTAGCTTTAATAGAAGCCTTTGGTGATTTTAAAGAAATAAAGAATATCAGCAAAATAGACTTAATGGCTATTATCGAGGATTCTCTTAAGACTCTTCTTAGAAAAAGATATGATTCTGATGATCATTTTGATGTAATTGTAAATCCTGATAAAGGAGATTTTCAGATTTTCTTGAACAAAGTCATTGTTGAGGATGAGATGTCTGAAGATGATGATTTGGAAATAGAAATTTCTGAAGTTAGAAAGATAGATTCAACTTTTGAGGTTGGAGAAGAATATACACAAGAGATTCCGGTTTCCAAATTGGGAAGAAGAAATATCTTGACACTTAAGCAAATCTTGGCAACAAAAATCCAGGAGCATTTCAATGCGGCTTTGTATGACCAATTCCGTGATAAAATTGGAGAATTGATTGTTGGTGAAGTTCACCACATCCGTCACAAACACGTGATTCTTTTAGATGATGAGGATAATGAATTTATTTTACCAAAAGAAAATCAAATCCCTTCCGACTTCTTCAAAAAGGGAGATAATGTAAGAGCAATTGTAGAAAGTGTTGATTTCAGAGGTTCTAAACCACAGATTACAGTTTCCAGAACTGCACCTAAATTCTTGGAAGAATTATTGGAACTTGAGATTCCTGAGATTCAAGATGGAACAATTATTCTTAAGAAAGTAGTAAGGATTCCTGGTGAGAAAGCAAAAATCGCTGTTGATGCCTACGATGACAGAATTGATCCGGTTGGAGCTTGTGTCGGTGTGAAAGGTTCAAGAATCCACGGTGTGGTAAGAGAATTGAGAAATGAGAACATCGATGTTATCCAGTGGTCAAAAAATCCGGAAATTCTTGTAAAGAGAGCTTTAGGAAATATTACCATTAATAAAATTGAGGTTAATACTGATACTAATTATGCATTGGTTTACACACCGGTGGAAGAAATTTCGAAAGTGATTGGTAAGCAAGGTCAGAATATCAAATTGGCTTCTTGGTTGTCAGGTTTCGAGATCGATGTTTACAGAGAAACTTCTGATGATGATGATGTAGAATTGGTAGAATTCTCAGATGAGATAGAGTCTTGGATTATTGATGAGTTCAAGAAGGTGGGGCTTAATACAGCCAGAAGTGTATTAGATAAAGATACGGACGCATTGTTGAAGATTGTGGATTTGGAAGAAGAAACAATCGAAGATGTGAAGAATATTCTAAGAGAAGAATTAGAAGGATAG
- the rimP gene encoding ribosome assembly cofactor RimP produces MDFKTEVNRLISEFLETRPDLFLVDLKISAASDIIAILDGDNGVTLQDCLDVSRAIEFNMDREEHDFSLQVMSAGLSEPLGSLRQFKKNIGRSIEVLLNNETEKIEGELVSVDEEKIVLRLEYRRPKLIGKGKEDVIEDKEILYSEIKKALVVIKF; encoded by the coding sequence ATGGATTTCAAAACAGAAGTTAATCGGTTAATCAGTGAGTTTCTCGAGACAAGACCTGATCTTTTTTTAGTTGATCTTAAAATTTCTGCAGCTTCTGATATCATAGCTATTCTGGATGGTGACAATGGTGTTACGCTTCAGGATTGTTTGGATGTCAGTAGAGCGATTGAGTTCAATATGGATCGTGAAGAGCATGATTTCAGTTTGCAGGTAATGTCTGCCGGATTAAGTGAGCCACTTGGTTCGCTAAGACAATTCAAGAAAAATATTGGAAGGTCGATTGAAGTGTTGTTGAATAATGAAACTGAAAAAATCGAAGGGGAACTGGTTAGTGTAGATGAAGAAAAAATTGTACTTCGATTAGAATACAGAAGACCAAAATTAATCGGGAAAGGAAAAGAAGATGTTATAGAAGATAAAGAAATCCTTTATTCCGAAATTAAAAAAGCATTAGTAGTAATAAAATTTTAA